The following coding sequences lie in one Prionailurus viverrinus isolate Anna chromosome X, UM_Priviv_1.0, whole genome shotgun sequence genomic window:
- the GAGE10 gene encoding G antigen 10 produces the protein MSWQIRSTFKPRARQNDQNSFQLVGPVVPSIEQHQQEEPPTDLQDSMPDQEKKDKVAPVVQGPSLEPDQQELVLPKTGREHGDGPDVRGKRLANLESLKMPEAGEGQSQV, from the exons ATGAGTTGGCAAATAAGGTCAACATTCAAGCCTAGAGCAAGACAAAATGATCAAAACTCTTTCCAGCTAGTTGGGCCTGTGGTT CCCAGTATTGAACAACATCAGCAAGAAGAGCCACCAACTGACCTTCAGGATAGTATGCCTGatcaagagaaaaaagataaagtagcACCTGTGGTTCAAG GGCCTTCCCTGGAACCTGATCAACAGGAACTGGTTCTTCCAAAGACTGGTCGTGAGCATGGAGACGGCCCTGATGTCAGAGGGAAGAGACTTGCAAATCTAGAGTCCCTTAAAATGCCGGAAGCAG GTGAAGGGCAATCACAGGTTTAA